In Harmonia axyridis chromosome 6, icHarAxyr1.1, whole genome shotgun sequence, a single window of DNA contains:
- the LOC123682399 gene encoding multiple inositol polyphosphate phosphatase 1-like, giving the protein MENTFFFIITIFIGYSICNEICDDNLNSHQNYLGTKTPYRFVGNNTFGRIDYPGCSPSKIWMIIRHGTRNPSHSFIENMNTRLPEIKDLILKYNTISSEFLHNSDLIALQKWQVKLAKKDSKKLTHEGQNEMIDIAERMQSRFPSLFSNIYSSTSYMFKYTDSQRTQKSAYYFTVGLFGKSTAKSVSYPEPSKRDPILRFYKLCKKWRKDVKNNPESLSHRRAFSNSSLMVTIVDRINNKLNLPEHTLTFDDAYLMYSTCAFETAWKANIKSPWCSAFSANEMKVFEYYEDLKYYWVDGYGFNLNHEQACVAFEDIVSFFRDKNPYPKATIYFTHSGTLLKVMSHLGLYKEDVPLTQYNFSDKKDNRNFRVSRIGSFATNLAFVLMNCEGTPKVLTLHQERIVKLPSCPTSDLCTLSKILSYYKGDRATCDFEEMCATELEDTEDEATDDSI; this is encoded by the exons ATggagaacacatttttttttataattacaaTATTTATAGGCTATTCTATATGTAATGAAATATGTGATGATAATCTCAATTCTCATCAGAATTATTTGGGGACCAAAACACCTTATAGGTTTGTTGGAAACAATACATTTGGCAGGATTGATTATCCAG GATGTAGCCCCTCTAAGATATGGATGATTATTCGACATGGTACAAGAAACCCAAGTCACTCTTTCATTGAAAACATGAATACTAGATTGCCTGAAATTAAAGATCTCATATTGAAGTACAATACAATTTCTTCAG aatTTTTACATAACTCTGATTTGATAGCACTTCAGAAATGGCAAGTGAAACTCGCTAAAAaagattcaaaaaaattgactcATGAGGgtcaaaatgaaatgattgaTATCGCTGAAAGAATGCAAAGTAGATTTCCTTCTCTTTTTAGTAATATTTATAGTAGTACTTCATATATG tttAAATACACTGATTCTCAAAGGACCCAGAAAAGTGCATACTATTTTACTGTAGGTCTCTTCGGGAAAAGCACTGCTAAGTCTGTATCATATCCTGAGCCCTCTAAGAGAGATCCTATTTTAAGG TTTTATAAGTTGTGTAAAAAATGGAGGAAAGATGtaaaaaataatcctgaaagtTTATCTCATCGAAGAGCTTTTAGTAACAGTTCACTAATGGTGACTATAGTTGATAGAATAaacaataaattgaatttgccaGAACACACATTAACATTTG ATGATGCTTACTTGATGTATTCAACCTGTGCCTTCGAAACTGCTTGGAAAGCAAATATAAAGTCTCCATGGTGTTCTGCTTTCTCTGCAAATGAGATGAAg GTCTTTGAATACTACGaagatttgaaatattattgggTAGATGGATATGGTTTCAACTTGAATCATGAACAAGCATGTGTAGCTTTTGAAGACATTGTGTCTTTCTTCAGAGA taaAAACCCTTATCctaaagcaactatttattttACACATTCTGGAACTCTTTTGAAAGTTATGTCCCATTTAGGACTGTACAAAGAAGATGTACCATTGACTCAATACAACTTCAGTGACAAAAAAGATAATAGGAATTTCAGAGTTAGCCGTATAGGATCTTTTGCCACTAATCTAGCTTTTGTGTTGATGAA TTGTGAAGGAACTCCTAAAGTTTTGACTCTTCACCAAGAAAGAATTGTTAAGTTGCCAAGTTGTCCAACAAGTGACCTCTGTACTCTCAGTAAAATTTTAAGTTACTATAAAGGTGACAGAGCAACTTGTGATTTTGAAGAAATGTGTGCAACTGAATTAGAAGATACTGAGGATGAAGCAACAGACGACAGCATATGA
- the LOC123682764 gene encoding myb/SANT-like DNA-binding domain-containing protein 4 produces MSMKMEYLNKRKVSPEQLSILVKALSENKVLVHCKNRPSEAEKELAENLWEDLTKKLNSIGNGPSKTPSQWKKTLIDWKCNTKKKARELKEQQKTGGGTTVTRGLTANEKKLMSLSTGISVEGEDAEEVGLGYETVDVIFEISDVVTEMPKDQQSSKRSKSCSPPVHRKKIYSDTETEKETGEASNLQNADMGFKIANKYMHESIEQILQTNCSEAMIELKKKELELKEVELKIRLLEATNKTKELELEEKKLNLEEAKFMYEQKTRTKE; encoded by the exons ATGTCCatgaaaatggaatatttaaacAAGAGGAAAGTGTCTCCTGAACAACTCTCCATTTTGGTGAAAGCTCTATCAGAAAATAAGGTATTGGTGCATTGTAAAAACAGACCGTCGGAAGCTGAAAAGGAGCTCGCAGAAAATTTGTGGGAGGATTTAACTAAAAAGTTAAATTCGATTGGCAATGGACCTTCGAAAACGCCATCCCAATGGAAAAAG ACATTAATTGACTGGAAgtgtaatacaaaaaaaaaagctaGGGAACTTAAAGAACAGCAAAAAACAGGAGGAGGAACTACTGTAACCAGAGGGTTGACTGCAAATGAGAAAAAACTGATGTCTCTATCAACTGGGATCTCTGTGGAAGGAGAAGACGCTGAGGAAGTAGGATTAGGATACGAAACTGTTGATGTTATATTTGAGATTTCTGATGTGGTCACTGAAATGCCCAAAGATCAACAGTCTTCGAAAAGGTCTAAGAGTTGTAGTCCTcctgttcatagaaaaaaaatatattcagatacTGAAACTGAGAAAGAAACAG GTGAAGCAAGTAATTTGCAGAATGCAGATATGGGTTTCAAAATTGCCAATAAATATATGCACGAAAGCATAGAACAAATATTACAGACCAATTGTTCAGAGGCTatgattgaattaaaaaaaaaagaattagaacTAAAGGAAGTTGAATTGAAAATACGTCTCCTAGAAGCTACCAATAAAACAAAAGAATTGGAACTTGAAGAAAAGAAATTGAATCTAGAGGAGGCCAAGTTTATGTACGAACAAAAGACTAGAACGAAAGAATGA
- the LOC123682543 gene encoding cell cycle checkpoint protein RAD17 translates to MEVKKTSSTWKSFDFGPEKVFPRKSPMVTDSSNYESKTRIITSKINNKPRKSSFDFYSQLSPKNISDLAVHPKKIQEVKSWLEKAFSNESEKTNSFLLLSGPTGSGKTATLNVLCEQMGISITEWINPIDQDFELLRGPNQVNKFLDFLTTESNYSSLLNTSMLKRIVLVEDFPNVFMKHHEEFANVLDECYYKVKHPIVFICTEVINSKVNLVYNLFPQEILVKYNISNISFNSCAPTLLKTALKKAHDIVKLNQDLFQLPSSNIVDAIISSSMGDIRCAINQYYFASLLGSQELPTVKNMPIKTGTKRKRSEKSSSIKIMAKDETLGLFHALGRILNPKRTDNGELNCNMESLLMELQSQPETMVSFLFTNYIKYFGDLREFQQASEILSFSQKFFDKWTDKNDLHQYSLWISVLGLMSLNNHKVSKWNQIEGPKKIQKKIKRSRESIFTVDEYYADIIKKSGEGNKIVY, encoded by the exons ATGGAAGTAAAAAAAACTTCTAGT ACTTGGAAATCTTTTGATTTTGGTCCAGAGAAAGTATTTCCTAGAAAATCACCAATGGTCACTGATTCTTCTAATTATGAATCCAAAACACGGATAATCAcaagtaaaataaataataaacctcgaaaGTCATCTTTTGACTTCTATTCACAACTTTCGCCAAAAAACATATCTGATTTAGCAGTTCATCCTAAAAAAATTCAGGAAGTGAAATCATGGTTAGAAAAAGCATTCTCTAATGAATCTGAA aAAACCAATTCATTTTTACTTCTATCTGGACCTACAGGTTCAGGTAAGACTGCTACACTAAATGTTCTATGTGAACAAATGGGAATTAGTATTACTGAATGGATAAATCCAATTGATCAGGACTTTGAATTACTAAGAGGACCAAACCAAGTAAATAAATTTTTGGATTTCCTGACAACAGAATCAAATTATTCATCTCTTTTGAATACTTCCATGTTAAAAAGGATTGTGTTGGTTGAAGATTTTCCGAATGTTTTCATGAAACATCATGAAGAGTTTGCTAATGTTTTAGA TGAATGTTATTATAAAGTGAAGCATCccattgtttttatttgtaCAGAGGTGATAAACAGTAAAGTCAACTTGGTGTATAATTTATTTCCTCAAGAAATTTTAGTTAAATATAACATATCTAATATAAG tttCAATTCATGTGCACCAACATTATTAAAGACAGCTTTGAAAAAAGCACATGATATTGTAAAATTAAATCAAGATCTTTTTCAACTACCATCTTCGAACATAGTTGATGCAATTATATCTTCATCGATGGGAGATATCAGATGTGCCATTAATCAATATTACTTTGCTAGTTTATTAG gGAGCCAAGAATTGCCCACAGTGAAGAATATGCCAATTAAGACTggtacaaaaagaaaaagatccGAAAAATCTTCCAGTATCAAGATAATGGCAAAAGATGAGACACTTGGTTTATTTCATGCATTAGGCAGAATTCTAAATCCTAAAAGAACTGATAATGGTGAACTGAATTGCAATATGGAGAGTCTCCTAATGGAACTTCAATCTCAGCCTGAAACAATGGTGTCATTTTTATTCacgaattatataaaatattttggaGATTTGAGGGAATTTCAGCAAGCTTCTGAAATACTTAGTTTCTctcaaaaattcttcgataAATGGACAGATAAAAATGACCTACACCAGTATTCTCTGTGGATATCTGTGTTAGGACTGATGAGTCTAAACAACCATAAAGTTTCAAAGTGGAATCAAATCGAAGGaccaaaaaaaatacagaagAAAAT taaACGCAGTCGGGAGTCAATATTTACAGTTGATGAGTATTATGCTGATATCATTAAAAAGTCTGGAGAGGGGAACAAAATTGTATATTAA
- the LOC123682650 gene encoding density-regulated protein homolog, translating into MTDVDKLAMGPREGITYPIHVQYCGNCNMPIEYCEYYPEYEKCKTWLEKNLPDEFDKMKVIDELEGAGNEEEKKRQKRGGKGIIKTKKKEDAPKRVCVSRAPRGKKKSVTVVTGLNTFDIDLKVAAKYFGTKFACGSSVTGDDEIVIQGDVKDDLFDIIPDKWPEIDEDFIEDLGDQKR; encoded by the exons ATGACCGATGTTGATAAATTAGCGATGGGCCCTAGGGAAGGCATAACTTATCCAATTCATGTACAATATTGTGGAAACTGCAATATGCCGATTGAA TATTGTGAGTATTATCCTGAGTATGAGAAATGTAAAACATGGCTTGAAAAGAATCTACCAGATGAATTTGATAAAATGAAGGTGATCGATGAATTGGAAGGtgctggaaatgaagaagaaaaaaaaagacagaAACGTGGGGGAAAAGGCATCATCAAAACTAAAAAGAAGGAGGATGCACCCAAGAGAGTCTGTGTTTCAAGAGCACCTAGAGGAAAAAAGAAGTCTGTTACCGTTGTTACAGGCTTGAATACTTTTG ATATCGATTTGAAAGTAGCTGCAAAATACTTTGGCACCAAGTTTGCCTGTGGATCTTCTGTGACAGGAGATGATGAGATAGTTATTCAAGGAGATGTGAAAGACGATTTGTTTGATATTATACCTGACAAGTGGCCAGAG attgatGAGGATTTCATTGAGGATTTGGGCGATCAGAAAAGATAA
- the LOC123682651 gene encoding DNA-directed RNA polymerase III subunit RPC9, whose protein sequence is MKTVKEKAVALCNFEVMEKLKKVRSAKTMKKGELATITYEALCYLESTPCKKMTHLSVARCLRELKPILVLSDLERLMLVNSPPINAVELQLIVRDSEERLTEEEVDKILEIVARNFPHIKEFKKDLDEED, encoded by the exons ATGAAGAC tgtaaAAGAGAAAGCTGTTGCTCTTTGTAATTTTGAAGTAatggaaaaactaaaaaaagttAGATCTGCCAAAACAATGAAGAAGGGAGAACTGGCCACAATTACATATGAA GCACTATGCTACTTAGAAAGTACTCCATGTAAAAAAATGACTCATTTATCTGTGGCGAGGTGCTTGAGGGAATTAAAACCCATTCTTGTTTTGAGTGATCTTGAAAGACTGATGCTTGTTAATAGCCCACCAATAAATGCAGTAGAGCTACAATTG atCGTACGAGACAGTGAAGAACGCCTTACTGAAGAAGAAGTGGATAAGATCCTTGAAATAGTGGCCAGAAATTTTCCCCATataaaagaatttaaaaaagatttggatgaagaggatTGA
- the LOC123682309 gene encoding Usher syndrome type-1G protein homolog produces MSNRFHRAAKDGMIEVLKEATRKECNSKDEQGMTPTLYAAFYGHLDALRILCGRGGNPNKADLFGNTALHLAAAQGHKHVVTFLVNFDANIYYTDIDGRTAQELAGINNRDDILRFLDEVLTKTEAGDHKKAKAMKDKAKKDSEKRVKVYQKLKSKNEEMQERQVKKTQKTSVIETLKSRIKSGSMSNLSQVGTEAPRNNFSTLVSGNTISSKNRSTLQRKLVNRNNKLANDDEFKISEIEDGKRTISSIKGYRRDSEILYSGTLEQTRRGKLNGVFNEIEEVNTRNNYATIQSNGMSRSLSQPDFMQQLREEGLQKVDQEPASIFVRPGIGSMAFRKSITNTFSGVNGPEMTTTGESSIGSDSNYGMRNLISIEDELSDVESSEDDHPNGPLERFFTAWGLNEYLPKFEEQKIDLDTLMLMTESDLKTLNLPLGPHIKLMTAINERKSALEHPGEVIDSML; encoded by the exons ATGTCAAACCGGTTTCATAG ggcGGCCAAAGATGGCATGATAGAGGTTCTTAAAGAAGCAACTAGAAAAGAATGTAACAGTAAAGATGAACAAGGAATGACTCCAACCTTATATGCGGCATTTTATGGACATTTGGACGCTCTGCGAATATTATGCGGCCGAGG GGGAAATCCGAATAAGGCCGATCTCTTCGGGAACACAGCCCTTCATTTGGCGGCAGCTCAAGGTCATAAACATGTCGTCACTTTTCTAGTTAATTTCGACGCGAACATATATTACACAGATATAGATGGCAGGACAGCTCAAGAATTAGCAGGAATTAATAATAGAGACGACATTCTCAGATTTCTAGATGAAGTGTTGACAAAAACTGAGGCTGGTGATCACAAGAAAGCCAAAGCCATGAAGGATAAGGCCAAGAAGGATTCAGAGAAGAGAGTTAAG gttTATCAGAAGCTTAAatcgaaaaatgaagaaatgcaGGAAAGACAAGTAAAGAAAACACAGAAAACTTCAGTGATCGAAACGCTGAAGAGCAGAATCAAAAGTGGTTCGATGTCAAATCTCTCTCAAGTTGGTACAGAGGCACCTAGGAATAATTTCAGTACCCTTGTTAGTGGAAACACAATTTCTTCCAAAAACAGAAGTACTCTTCAAAGAAAATTGGTTAATAGGAATAATAAACTGGCTAATGATGACGAATTCAAG atCAGTGAAATAGAAGATGGAAAAAGGACCATAAGTTCCATAAAAGGTTATCGCAGAGATTCAGAGATTCTCTACAGTGGTACTTTGGAACAGACCAGAAGGGGAAAACTGAATGGTGTATTCAATGAAATCGAAGAAGTGAACACAAGGAACAACTATGCAACAATCCAGAGCAATGGTATGTCTAGAAGTCTATCACAACCCGACTTCATGCAACAATTGAGAGAAGAGGGTTTGCAGAAGGTTGACCAGGAACCAGCCAGTATATTTGTTAGGCCAGGTATAGGAAGCATGGCATTCAG aaaaagcATCACAAATACATTCTCTGGTGTTAATGGACCGGAAATGACAACAACAGGCGAAAGTTCAATCGGGTCCGATAGCAATTACGGCATGCGCAACTTAATCAGCATTGAAGATGAATTATCAG ATGTCGAATCTAGTGAAGATGACCATCCAAATGGGCCACTTGAAAGATTTTTCACAGCTTGGGGGCTTAATGAATACTTACCGAAATTCgaagaacaaaaaattgatttggacaCTCTCATGTTGATGACAGAAAGTGATTTAAAAACTCTAAATTTACCTCTCGGCCCTCATATAAAACTAATGACAGCCATCAACGAAAGAAAATCGGCTTTGGAACATCCAGGAGAAGTAATAGATAGTATGctgtga